Sequence from the Bacteroidota bacterium genome:
TGGAGATGAACTGAATCCCGACAATGATAAGCAGAATGCCGCCGAGAAACAGCGGACGATTGCTGAGGGCCGTTCTTCCCAAATACCATTCCACCGCCAGCCACCCATCGATGACAAGCCCCGCACAGACGGCAACCATTCCCCAGAACCCGAAGAGATGCAGCGGACGCCGGAAGTAGCGCGTGGTAAACAATACGGTAAGCAGGTCGAGAAATCCTTTCCAGAATCTGCCGATGCCGAACTTGGTTTTGCCAAATTTGCGCGGGCGGTGCTGCACCACCATCTCGCCCACCTTGAATCCCTCGTTATGCGCCAGCACGGGCACGTACCTGTGCAACTCGCCATACACTTGCACGGACTTCACTACTTCGTTCCGGTACGCCTTCAATCCGCAGTTGAAATCATGAATCTTGATGCCCGACATCACTCTCGTTACGAAGTTGAAGAACCTTGACGGGATTGTTTTGGTGATCGGGTCTTTGCGGACCTTCTTCCAGCCGGAAACAAGATCGTACCCTTCTTCCAACTTTCGAATAAGGCTCGGAATTTCCGCCGGATCGTCTTGCAGGTCGGCATCCATGGTAATCACATATTCGCCCTGCGCCTTCTCAAAACCGACAGCAAGTGCGGCACTCTTTCCGAAGTTGCGCCTGAAGCGAATGATCTTGACGCGCCCGTCAATCCGTTTCAAATCACGCAGTACCTGAAACGACTTGTCGGTGCTGCCGTCATCAACAAAGATCAACTCGTACCGTGAGTTGGCACGTTGCAGCGTTGAGCGAAGTTGGCTGTGCAATTCTCTCAGCGAGCCCTCCTCATTGTAGAGGGGAATCACA
This genomic interval carries:
- a CDS encoding glycosyltransferase family 2 protein, with the protein product MPDQTTDSSGQQGQPPERQSRPQRGRNYYRQRRQEAEKPVETVQSEKAASRPQQNQQIQRAQQERRPQFHQHTNRLGVSVVIPLYNEEGSLRELHSQLRSTLQRANSRYELIFVDDGSTDKSFQVLRDLKRIDGRVKIIRFRRNFGKSAALAVGFEKAQGEYVITMDADLQDDPAEIPSLIRKLEEGYDLVSGWKKVRKDPITKTIPSRFFNFVTRVMSGIKIHDFNCGLKAYRNEVVKSVQVYGELHRYVPVLAHNEGFKVGEMVVQHRPRKFGKTKFGIGRFWKGFLDLLTVLFTTRYFRRPLHLFGFWGMVAVCAGLVIDGWLAVEWYLGRTALSNRPLFLGGILLIIVGIQFISIGLLGEMISKSKRTTDEYAIRDYIK